A genomic window from Winogradskyella sp. J14-2 includes:
- the purE gene encoding 5-(carboxyamino)imidazole ribonucleotide mutase produces MSKVGVIMGSKSDLPVMQDAIDILKGFDIEVEVDIVSAHRTPEKLFDYSKNAHTRGIKVIVAGAGGAAHLPGMVASLSPLPVIGVPVKSSNSIDGWDSVLSILQMPGGVPVATVALNGAKNAGILAAQILGSSDQCILDKVIVYKEGLKAKVIESAKDL; encoded by the coding sequence ATGAGTAAAGTAGGAGTAATAATGGGAAGCAAAAGCGATTTGCCAGTAATGCAAGACGCTATAGATATACTAAAAGGATTTGATATCGAAGTAGAAGTTGATATCGTATCCGCACATCGTACACCTGAAAAATTATTCGATTATAGTAAAAATGCCCATACCAGAGGCATTAAGGTAATTGTTGCTGGTGCTGGTGGCGCTGCACATTTACCTGGCATGGTAGCTTCGCTATCTCCATTACCAGTAATTGGTGTACCTGTAAAAAGTAGTAATTCTATTGATGGATGGGATTCTGTACTTTCTATTTTACAAATGCCAGGTGGAGTTCCTGTGGCGACTGTGGCATTAAATGGAGCTAAAAATGCTGGCATCTTAGCAGCTCAAATTTTAGGCAGTTCTGACCAGTGTATTCTAGACAAGGTAATCGTTTACAAAGAAGGTTTAAAAGCTAAAGTTATCGAGTCTGCAAAAGACCTATAA
- a CDS encoding 5-(carboxyamino)imidazole ribonucleotide synthase, which yields MNYFSSNFKLGILGGGQLGKMMLYHTRKYDIHTCVLDPSKDAPARLACDEFSVGDLLDYKTVVNFGKQVDILTIEIENVNVEALETLEKEGVKVYPSAKTLRTIQNKATQKLFYRDHDIPTADFSRFAHTSQIDEAVDNGGLEYPFVWKSARFGYDGQGVKVVRRYTDLADLPNVECIAEDLIPFKNELAVIVARNSKGHLKTYPVVEMEFHPEANQVEYVICPARIPDNIAKKAELVALKTAAAFEHVGLLAVEMFQTENDDIIVNEVAPRPHNSGHYSIEASYTDQFEQHLRCILGLPLGNTESKVAGVMVNLVGAEDHTGNVLYKNIEDIMAMDGVTPHIYGKKQTRPFRKMGHVTIVNKDINKARAIAENVKRTIEVISE from the coding sequence ATGAACTACTTTTCTTCAAACTTTAAACTCGGCATTCTTGGTGGTGGACAATTAGGCAAAATGATGTTGTATCATACGCGCAAATACGACATACACACTTGCGTGTTAGACCCTAGCAAAGATGCACCTGCAAGATTAGCTTGTGATGAATTTTCGGTAGGCGATTTATTAGATTACAAAACGGTTGTTAACTTTGGAAAACAAGTTGATATCCTTACTATTGAAATTGAAAACGTAAACGTTGAAGCTCTGGAAACACTTGAAAAGGAAGGTGTAAAAGTTTATCCTTCTGCAAAGACCTTACGCACCATTCAAAATAAAGCAACACAAAAATTATTTTATCGCGATCACGATATCCCAACGGCTGATTTTTCGAGATTTGCACATACATCTCAAATTGATGAGGCAGTAGATAATGGTGGATTAGAGTATCCGTTTGTTTGGAAAAGCGCACGATTTGGATACGATGGTCAAGGTGTAAAAGTTGTAAGACGTTACACAGACTTGGCAGATTTACCAAATGTTGAATGCATTGCAGAAGACTTAATCCCGTTTAAAAACGAACTGGCAGTCATTGTTGCAAGAAATAGCAAAGGCCATTTAAAAACATATCCAGTGGTTGAGATGGAGTTTCATCCTGAAGCCAATCAAGTTGAGTATGTAATTTGTCCGGCAAGAATTCCTGATAATATTGCTAAAAAGGCAGAACTTGTGGCCTTAAAAACTGCAGCCGCTTTTGAACATGTAGGACTTTTGGCTGTAGAAATGTTTCAAACTGAAAATGATGATATTATTGTAAACGAAGTAGCACCGAGACCACACAATTCTGGTCATTACAGCATAGAAGCAAGTTATACAGATCAATTTGAGCAGCACTTAAGATGTATTTTAGGATTACCACTCGGTAACACCGAAAGTAAAGTAGCTGGTGTTATGGTGAATTTGGTTGGCGCAGAAGACCATACAGGAAACGTACTGTACAAAAACATTGAAGACATTATGGCAATGGATGGTGTAACACCACACATTTATGGTAAAAAACAAACACGTCCGTTCCGTAAAATGGGTCATGTAACCATTGTAAATAAAGACATCAATAAGGCTAGAGCAATTGCCGAAAATGTAAAACGAACTATAGAAGTAATAAGCGAATAA
- a CDS encoding adenylate kinase, translating into MVVKLHDLYFKPFVNANEIDGVVQRMVNEIAADIGDEIPVFVGIMNGSFMFVSDFVKKYPNPCEVTFIKLASYEGVKSTEDIQRLIGLTQDLTGRTVVILEDIIDSGNTLEEVHRIFKNENVKQLLIATLFYKPEAYNKDFKLHYIGKEIPNKFIVGYGLDYDGLGRDLPDVYQLKTTQHMTNIVLFGPPGAGKGTQANFLKEKYDLVHISTGDVFRYNIKNETALGMLAKSYMDKGELVPDQVTIDMLNKEVEKNAHANGFIFDGFPRTNAQAKALDELMDSKDSQINAMVALEVDDEVLVERLLKRGETSGRADDADESIIRNRIKEYYDKTAILKDYYSAQDKYYGVDGVGSIEDITERLSAVIDKL; encoded by the coding sequence ATGGTTGTTAAGCTTCACGATTTATATTTCAAACCTTTTGTTAATGCAAATGAAATTGATGGTGTAGTACAGCGAATGGTCAATGAAATCGCTGCAGATATAGGAGATGAAATCCCTGTGTTTGTTGGGATTATGAATGGGTCGTTTATGTTTGTGAGTGACTTCGTAAAAAAATATCCAAACCCTTGTGAAGTTACGTTTATAAAATTGGCTTCTTACGAAGGAGTTAAATCTACCGAAGACATTCAGAGACTGATTGGATTAACTCAAGATTTAACTGGTAGAACGGTTGTTATTTTAGAAGATATTATAGACTCAGGTAATACGCTTGAAGAGGTGCATCGCATTTTTAAGAACGAAAATGTTAAGCAGCTTCTTATTGCGACATTGTTTTACAAGCCTGAAGCTTATAACAAAGATTTTAAACTTCATTATATAGGTAAAGAAATTCCGAATAAATTCATCGTGGGTTATGGATTAGATTACGATGGTTTAGGAAGAGATTTACCAGATGTATACCAATTAAAAACAACACAACACATGACAAACATCGTGCTATTTGGCCCTCCAGGAGCAGGCAAAGGAACACAAGCAAACTTCTTAAAAGAAAAATACGATCTCGTACATATCTCAACTGGAGATGTATTTAGGTACAACATTAAAAACGAAACTGCCTTAGGTATGTTGGCAAAGTCTTACATGGACAAGGGTGAGCTAGTGCCAGATCAAGTAACAATTGACATGTTGAATAAAGAGGTTGAAAAAAATGCCCATGCTAACGGTTTTATTTTTGATGGTTTTCCGAGAACAAATGCACAAGCCAAAGCACTAGATGAATTAATGGATAGCAAAGATTCTCAAATTAATGCAATGGTAGCCTTAGAAGTTGATGATGAGGTGTTAGTGGAGCGTTTACTAAAACGTGGTGAAACTAGTGGAAGAGCTGACGATGCAGACGAAAGTATCATAAGAAACCGTATTAAAGAATACTACGATAAAACAGCGATATTAAAAGATTACTATTCTGCACAAGACAAATATTACGGTGTTGATGGTGTAGGTAGCATTGAAGATATCACAGAGCGTTTGAGTGCTGTGATTGATAAATTATAG
- a CDS encoding four helix bundle protein yields the protein MYQHSFEKLTVWQDSIDLVELIYKTVSSFPKEEKFGLISQMKRSAVSISSNLAEGTSRITKKDKAHFSTMAFSSTMELLCQTEICKRLAFIDEVQYDNLRSNILKISNKINSLRKYQINA from the coding sequence ATGTATCAACATTCATTTGAGAAATTAACTGTTTGGCAAGACTCAATTGATTTGGTTGAATTGATTTACAAAACAGTTAGCTCATTTCCTAAAGAAGAGAAGTTTGGATTAATTAGCCAAATGAAAAGATCAGCAGTGTCTATCTCTTCAAATTTAGCAGAAGGAACATCAAGAATAACAAAGAAAGATAAAGCACATTTTTCTACTATGGCATTTAGTTCTACAATGGAACTTCTATGTCAAACTGAAATTTGTAAACGTTTAGCCTTTATAGATGAAGTTCAATATGATAATCTTAGAAGTAATATTTTGAAAATTTCTAATAAGATTAATTCATTGAGAAAATATCAAATAAACGCTTAA
- the obgE gene encoding GTPase ObgE encodes MTEGNFVDYVKMHVASGNGGKGSAHLHREKYIAKGGPDGGDGGRGGHVIIRGNENLWTLLHLKFKRHIRAGHGEHGSSGRSTGADGEDAIIEVPLGTVIRDTETNNVLFEITEDGEEKIVAEGGKGGRGNWHFKSSTNQTPRYAQPGIPLEERDITLELKVLADVGLVGFPNAGKSTLLSVLTSAKPKIADYEFTTLKPNLGIVKYRDFQSFVMADIPGIIEGAAEGKGLGYYFLRHIERNSILLFLIPADAKDIVEQYEILVDELRRYNPEMLDKERFVCISKSDMLDDELKSEMSTILDKDLECEYMFISSVAQQGLTALKDKLWKMLNH; translated from the coding sequence ATGACAGAAGGAAATTTTGTAGACTACGTAAAAATGCATGTTGCTTCCGGTAATGGAGGTAAAGGTTCTGCGCATTTACATCGCGAAAAATATATTGCCAAGGGTGGACCTGATGGTGGTGATGGTGGTCGTGGTGGTCACGTGATTATAAGAGGAAATGAAAACCTATGGACGCTTTTGCATCTTAAGTTTAAGCGACACATTAGAGCAGGTCATGGTGAGCATGGTAGTTCTGGTAGAAGTACAGGAGCCGATGGAGAAGATGCTATTATTGAAGTGCCTTTAGGTACAGTTATACGTGATACAGAAACCAACAATGTCTTATTCGAAATCACCGAAGATGGCGAAGAAAAAATCGTTGCCGAAGGTGGTAAAGGTGGTCGTGGTAACTGGCATTTTAAGAGTTCTACAAACCAGACTCCGCGTTATGCACAGCCTGGTATTCCTCTGGAAGAAAGAGATATTACTTTAGAGTTAAAAGTATTAGCAGATGTTGGTTTGGTTGGTTTTCCTAATGCTGGGAAATCAACGTTGCTGTCTGTGTTAACGTCTGCAAAACCAAAAATTGCAGATTACGAGTTTACAACGCTCAAGCCTAATTTAGGTATTGTGAAATATCGTGATTTTCAGTCGTTTGTTATGGCTGACATTCCTGGAATTATTGAGGGAGCAGCAGAAGGAAAAGGGCTAGGTTACTATTTTCTAAGACATATTGAACGTAACTCGATCTTATTGTTTTTAATTCCCGCAGACGCAAAAGATATTGTTGAACAGTACGAAATATTAGTAGATGAGTTAAGACGCTACAATCCGGAAATGTTAGATAAAGAGCGTTTTGTTTGTATTTCAAAATCTGATATGTTAGATGACGAATTAAAATCTGAAATGTCTACCATTTTAGACAAAGATTTAGAGTGTGAGTATATGTTTATTTCATCTGTAGCGCAACAAGGACTTACAGCGCTAAAAGATAAACTTTGGAAAATGCTTAACCATTAG
- a CDS encoding DUF4136 domain-containing protein, producing MKVVKYLLLLFIISSCGTVVNYDYEKSTDFTKYKTYDYFSDMQTGLSQLDTKRLMRAIDTKLASMGMSRSENPDFYIDIQSQDVMNRNNSTVGVGAGGGGGGGFGGISVGIPINNNQNTREIVIDFVDKKQNERLFWQAVSESSYRQNASPEKRQAYFDALVDKVFAKYPPKK from the coding sequence ATGAAAGTTGTAAAATACCTATTGTTATTATTCATAATCTCGTCTTGTGGTACTGTAGTGAATTATGATTACGAGAAATCCACAGACTTTACAAAGTATAAGACGTATGACTATTTCAGTGATATGCAAACGGGTTTAAGTCAGTTAGATACCAAACGCCTTATGCGTGCAATCGATACAAAGTTGGCATCAATGGGTATGTCGCGCTCAGAAAATCCAGATTTTTATATCGATATACAAAGCCAAGATGTGATGAATAGAAATAACTCTACCGTTGGCGTTGGTGCAGGTGGTGGAGGCGGAGGCGGTTTTGGTGGTATCTCCGTTGGAATCCCAATTAACAACAACCAAAATACACGAGAAATTGTAATAGACTTTGTAGATAAGAAACAAAATGAGCGCTTATTTTGGCAAGCTGTTAGTGAAAGTAGCTATCGTCAAAATGCCTCACCTGAAAAACGTCAAGCCTATTTTGATGCTTTGGTTGATAAAGTTTTTGCGAAGTATCCTCCTAAGAAATAG
- a CDS encoding SDR family oxidoreductase, with amino-acid sequence MSILEGKVALITGGTKGIGYGIAEALLNQGCKVAITGRDQESTEAVAKELASKTNSENAVIGLEADVRQLESQENAVKATLDAFGQLDLVVANAGLGHFGSIEDLSVDQWNAVIDTNLTGVFNSIKASVEALKESKGYYITISSLAGTNFFAGGSAYNASKFGVTGFTQAVMLDLRKYGIKVSTIMPGSVSTYFNGNEPSEAGAWKIQIEDIGELVVDLLKMNPRTLPSKIEVRPTTPPSSK; translated from the coding sequence ATGAGCATATTAGAAGGTAAAGTAGCACTTATTACTGGTGGAACTAAAGGTATTGGTTATGGTATTGCAGAAGCGTTATTGAACCAAGGATGCAAAGTTGCTATTACAGGAAGAGATCAGGAATCTACAGAAGCAGTAGCGAAAGAACTAGCATCTAAAACCAATTCAGAAAACGCAGTAATCGGACTTGAAGCAGATGTGAGACAATTAGAAAGTCAGGAAAACGCAGTAAAAGCAACACTTGATGCTTTTGGTCAGTTAGATTTAGTAGTTGCAAATGCAGGTTTGGGACACTTTGGGAGTATTGAAGATTTATCCGTAGACCAGTGGAACGCAGTTATAGATACCAACTTAACAGGTGTTTTTAATTCTATTAAAGCCAGTGTTGAGGCGCTAAAAGAAAGCAAAGGTTATTACATCACGATTTCAAGTTTAGCAGGAACCAATTTCTTCGCAGGAGGTTCTGCTTATAACGCTAGTAAGTTTGGTGTTACAGGATTTACACAAGCTGTAATGTTAGACTTGCGCAAATACGGTATCAAAGTCAGCACGATAATGCCAGGTTCGGTGTCTACATATTTTAACGGTAACGAACCAAGTGAAGCTGGTGCTTGGAAAATTCAAATTGAAGATATAGGAGAATTGGTCGTAGATTTATTGAAAATGAATCCAAGAACTTTGCCAAGTAAAATTGAGGTTAGACCAACGACGCCTCCTAGTAGTAAGTAA